Proteins encoded by one window of Streptomyces sp. LX-29:
- a CDS encoding TetR/AcrR family transcriptional regulator: MSPRGVAIPDLRERLFDAAERVVARDGAAALTSRAVTDEAGCAKGVLHTHFAGLDMFVAELVLDRFARTAALAQALPGQAGTGVVAENLATVASAVLTLDPGVVGLAVTRPGAAQRVREAWQAGAPGFGLIQEAIQGYLTAEQRLGRVRPGVDADCVALALVGTLHHLLMTGWAGLPDPGAQVERLIHALVDAP; the protein is encoded by the coding sequence ATGTCACCGCGTGGAGTAGCCATTCCCGATCTGCGTGAGCGCCTGTTCGACGCCGCGGAGCGCGTCGTGGCCAGGGACGGCGCCGCCGCCCTGACCAGCAGGGCGGTCACCGACGAGGCGGGCTGCGCCAAGGGGGTGCTGCACACGCACTTCGCGGGGCTGGACATGTTCGTCGCCGAACTCGTCCTGGACCGCTTCGCCCGCACGGCAGCGCTGGCGCAAGCACTGCCGGGGCAGGCCGGCACGGGAGTGGTGGCCGAGAACCTCGCGACGGTGGCGTCGGCGGTGCTGACCCTGGACCCGGGCGTCGTGGGGTTGGCGGTGACCCGGCCGGGGGCCGCACAGCGGGTCCGCGAGGCCTGGCAGGCGGGCGCTCCGGGCTTCGGCCTGATCCAGGAGGCGATCCAGGGCTACCTGACCGCAGAGCAGCGGCTGGGGCGGGTGAGGCCGGGAGTGGACGCCGACTGCGTGGCGCTGGCCCTGGTGGGAACCCTGCACCATCTGCTGATGACCGGCTGGGCGGGCCTGCCGGACCCGGGGGCCCAGGTCGAGCGGCTCATCCACGCGCTCGTCGACGCACCCTGA
- a CDS encoding SDR family NAD(P)-dependent oxidoreductase, which translates to MTSGKCWFITGGSRGLGRAFAEAALAAGERVVVAARDVEPLAELAAAHPDTLVRLTLDVSDRQAVFETVERAVAAFGRLDVVVNNAGGLLYGMVEEATEEQIRSHLDVNFFGAVWVAQAVVPHLRAQGSGHILQVTSMGTGGGMASVGFYGAGKAALDSVSEALAMEVEQFGIKVTIVQMGGYSTGLFTAGTTMTSSDPMYAALRAQLAEMWGDDAGPDPSTAAEVVMELAALPDPPRRLIVGSRSFDLVQEMDRARVEQYRAWETLSRMVPG; encoded by the coding sequence ATGACCAGTGGCAAGTGTTGGTTCATCACCGGCGGCTCCCGTGGCCTGGGCCGCGCCTTCGCCGAGGCCGCGCTGGCCGCCGGGGAGCGTGTCGTCGTCGCGGCCCGCGATGTCGAGCCACTGGCCGAGTTGGCGGCCGCGCACCCGGACACGCTGGTACGGCTCACCCTGGACGTCTCCGATCGCCAAGCCGTGTTCGAGACGGTGGAACGGGCGGTGGCGGCCTTCGGTCGTCTCGATGTCGTCGTCAACAACGCCGGCGGCCTGTTGTACGGCATGGTGGAGGAGGCCACGGAGGAGCAGATCCGGAGCCACCTCGACGTCAACTTCTTCGGGGCCGTGTGGGTGGCTCAGGCCGTGGTCCCCCATCTGCGCGCCCAGGGCTCGGGACACATCCTCCAGGTCACCTCGATGGGCACCGGCGGCGGCATGGCCTCCGTCGGCTTCTACGGGGCGGGCAAGGCGGCACTCGACTCCGTCAGCGAGGCCCTCGCCATGGAGGTCGAGCAGTTCGGGATCAAGGTCACCATCGTGCAGATGGGCGGCTACTCCACCGGACTGTTCACCGCCGGCACCACGATGACCTCGTCCGACCCGATGTACGCGGCGCTACGCGCCCAGTTGGCGGAGATGTGGGGAGACGACGCCGGCCCCGACCCGAGCACCGCCGCCGAGGTCGTCATGGAGCTGGCCGCGCTGCCGGACCCGCCGCGCCGCCTGATCGTCGGCAGCCGATCGTTCGACCTCGTCCAGGAGATGGACCGGGCCCGCGTCGAGCAGTACCGGGCCTGGGAAACCCTCAGCCGCATGGTGCCGGGCTGA
- a CDS encoding PPOX class F420-dependent oxidoreductase has protein sequence MTATPFNPRALLAGSRLGVLATIKSDGRPQLSPVMPFYDQEADVIHVSMTEGRAKTVNLRRDPRATLEVTSPDGWAWATAEGMATLTGPGTDPNGPEVEALVRYYRLAAGEHPDWEEYRSVMVADRRVLMTMTVDHVYGAKLR, from the coding sequence ATGACCGCGACCCCTTTCAACCCGCGCGCGCTGCTCGCGGGGAGCCGACTCGGCGTCCTGGCGACCATCAAGTCCGACGGCCGCCCCCAGCTCTCCCCCGTCATGCCCTTCTACGACCAGGAAGCCGACGTCATCCACGTTTCGATGACCGAAGGGCGAGCCAAGACGGTGAACCTACGTCGGGACCCGCGAGCCACGCTGGAAGTCACCAGCCCCGACGGATGGGCCTGGGCCACCGCCGAAGGCATGGCGACGCTCACCGGGCCGGGAACCGACCCGAACGGCCCCGAGGTCGAGGCGTTGGTGCGCTACTACCGCCTCGCCGCCGGGGAGCACCCGGACTGGGAGGAGTACCGTTCGGTGATGGTCGCGGACCGCAGGGTGCTCATGACGATGACGGTGGACCACGTGTACGGCGCCAAGCTCCGCTGA
- a CDS encoding DNA/RNA non-specific endonuclease: MATKKRSATSPPGPDKLIESLRRFIRTQGPGYLQDPNVSSIGIGYKEKRGRRKKEISLQFTVDRKVAPEGMRALGTTPLPDSITVDGVAVPTDVIERRYETHFDVVPEPEIPDRKKRLDPIMPGASVAHVKSSAGTIGAIVFDKNDGTPYILSNWHVLHGRRGTLGDDVAQPGPHDDNRVTRNRVGTVKRSHLGMAGDCAVATIENRGFDPEIHELGVVPKELGEPALDDKVVKSGRTTGVTHGIVRRIETLIMLDYGPGVGTQTIGGFEVGVDPDNPPGDGEVSLGGDSGSVWMFKTRGGKPSNVMAGLHFGGESANSPDEHALACIPRSVFEKLEISLAPPALEAAEVITGYDPDFLVKRIDPPKLNAAIVNDAVKVNGSEIIPYVHFSLAHSTSRRFAFWVGWNIDGGSLKRLSRNGIKFVKDQRLPAEVQVGNEVYGARRLDRGHIARRADLLWGSPAEAKVANTDSFFFTNITPQMEDFNQSNKGGLWGKLEDAIFEDVEVDDLKVSAFGGPVFQDDDRLFRGVRIPREFWKVIAFSEQGVLKAKAFLLTQNLNQLEALELDEFLVFQVNLGEVEARGRLRFPTVLHQADTLVVPEALEDREPLRSLADIQWH, translated from the coding sequence ATGGCCACCAAGAAGCGGAGCGCTACGTCTCCCCCCGGACCGGACAAGCTGATCGAGTCGCTCAGGCGGTTCATCCGGACCCAGGGGCCCGGCTACCTCCAGGACCCGAACGTGTCATCGATCGGCATCGGCTACAAGGAGAAGAGAGGGCGGCGGAAGAAGGAGATCTCGCTCCAGTTCACGGTCGACCGAAAGGTGGCACCGGAGGGCATGCGGGCGCTGGGGACCACCCCACTCCCGGACTCGATCACCGTGGACGGCGTCGCGGTGCCGACCGATGTCATCGAACGCCGTTACGAGACCCACTTCGACGTGGTTCCGGAGCCGGAGATCCCGGACCGCAAGAAGCGTCTGGACCCGATCATGCCCGGCGCGAGCGTCGCGCACGTCAAGTCCTCGGCGGGGACCATCGGCGCCATCGTCTTCGACAAGAACGACGGAACGCCCTACATCCTGAGCAACTGGCACGTCCTGCACGGCCGGCGCGGCACGCTGGGCGACGACGTCGCCCAACCGGGCCCGCATGACGACAACCGGGTGACCCGCAACCGTGTCGGCACCGTGAAGCGGTCGCATCTGGGGATGGCGGGGGACTGTGCGGTGGCGACGATCGAGAACCGGGGCTTCGACCCCGAGATCCATGAACTCGGCGTCGTTCCCAAGGAGCTGGGCGAACCGGCGCTCGACGACAAGGTCGTCAAGAGCGGTCGCACCACCGGTGTCACCCACGGCATCGTGCGGCGTATCGAGACCCTCATCATGCTCGACTACGGGCCGGGGGTCGGCACGCAGACCATCGGCGGCTTCGAGGTCGGCGTGGACCCCGACAACCCGCCCGGGGACGGAGAGGTCAGCCTGGGCGGCGACTCGGGCTCGGTGTGGATGTTCAAGACGCGCGGCGGGAAGCCCAGCAACGTCATGGCGGGCCTCCACTTCGGCGGCGAGAGCGCCAACAGTCCCGACGAGCACGCGCTGGCCTGCATCCCCCGCTCGGTCTTCGAGAAGCTGGAGATCAGCCTGGCGCCCCCGGCGCTCGAAGCGGCCGAGGTCATCACCGGCTATGACCCGGACTTCCTGGTGAAGCGGATCGATCCCCCCAAGCTCAACGCGGCCATCGTGAACGACGCGGTCAAGGTCAACGGCTCCGAGATCATCCCGTATGTGCACTTCTCCCTGGCGCACAGCACCTCACGGCGCTTCGCGTTCTGGGTGGGCTGGAACATCGACGGTGGTTCGCTGAAGCGACTGAGCCGCAACGGCATCAAGTTCGTCAAGGACCAGCGTCTGCCGGCCGAAGTCCAGGTGGGCAACGAGGTGTACGGGGCCAGACGGCTCGACCGCGGACACATCGCACGCCGTGCCGACCTGTTGTGGGGCAGTCCGGCCGAAGCCAAGGTGGCCAACACCGATTCGTTCTTCTTCACCAACATCACCCCGCAGATGGAGGACTTCAACCAGAGCAACAAGGGCGGGCTGTGGGGGAAGCTGGAGGACGCCATCTTCGAGGACGTCGAGGTCGACGACCTGAAGGTCAGCGCGTTCGGCGGGCCCGTCTTCCAGGACGACGACCGCCTCTTCCGTGGGGTGCGGATCCCCCGGGAGTTCTGGAAGGTCATCGCGTTCTCCGAGCAGGGTGTGCTCAAGGCCAAGGCGTTCCTGCTCACACAGAACCTCAACCAGCTCGAAGCCCTGGAGCTGGACGAGTTCCTCGTCTTCCAGGTCAACCTGGGCGAGGTGGAGGCGCGCGGCCGGCTCCGCTTCCCCACCGTGCTGCACCAGGCGGACACCCTCGTGGTGCCCGAAGCGCTCGAGGACAGGGAGCCCCTCCGAAGTCTCGCCGACATCCAGTGGCACTGA
- a CDS encoding MarR family winged helix-turn-helix transcriptional regulator, whose translation MTTHQMSDTELAGQPAAYWTGLAYEALIAFTRARQAELGFTQPQYWLLRNLSRNDLSPDGHGMTLPELQQAMSSYLRPEDDLKSEADVLLERGWLTRDDAGRLWITEPGESARADLKRHTPAIRDRIHQGIDDADYVTTLRVLQRMIHNTGDTPA comes from the coding sequence ATGACCACCCACCAGATGTCCGACACCGAGCTCGCCGGCCAGCCGGCCGCCTACTGGACCGGACTGGCCTACGAGGCCCTCATCGCGTTCACCCGGGCCCGACAGGCGGAACTCGGCTTCACCCAGCCCCAGTACTGGCTGCTGCGCAACCTGTCGCGAAACGACCTCTCCCCCGACGGCCACGGCATGACCCTCCCCGAACTCCAGCAGGCCATGAGCTCGTACCTCAGGCCCGAAGACGACCTGAAGTCCGAGGCGGACGTCCTCCTGGAGCGCGGCTGGCTCACCCGCGACGACGCGGGACGACTGTGGATCACCGAGCCGGGCGAGTCGGCCCGAGCCGACCTCAAGCGACACACCCCCGCCATCCGCGACCGCATCCACCAGGGCATCGACGACGCCGACTACGTCACCACCCTGCGGGTACTCCAGCGGATGATCCACAACACCGGCGACACCCCGGCCTGA